A section of the Ranitomeya imitator isolate aRanImi1 chromosome 7, aRanImi1.pri, whole genome shotgun sequence genome encodes:
- the LOC138645786 gene encoding fibrinogen-like protein 1-like protein, with translation MLPVKLWTCCCLMLSGVSVSWTDEANDPKQKANRLIANIKMIDDVGAIINYKELQQRKVFFTRDCDDLYLLGHRKSGVYVIQPVGSPYLVVQCYMYDCGGWTVIQRNSLGTTITWSEPWTGYEYGFGNIELDHYLGNHYINLLSEQKWNKVRFLLVDSENRTKTADYDSFYLTNAADKYRLRLGSYEGDAGDAMSSGTHKNLHDNMRFSTHDDDNDRLYNTNCANKHGGGWWYDSCYDAHLNNKGLLHWKTLCDHNCRGSLILIKPVHMYCHRV, from the exons ATGCTGCCGGTAAAGCTGTGGACCTGCTGCTGCTTGATGCTGTCCGGTGTCTCCGTCTCCTGGACGGATGAGGCGAATGATCCCAAACAAAAGGCAAATCGGCTGATTGCGAATATCAAAATGATCGATGATGTGGGCGCCATTATCAACTACAAAGAGCTACAACAGCGGAAAG TCTTTTTCACCAGGGACTGTGATGACCTCTACCTCCTGGGGCACAGGAAGAGCGGGGTCTACGTGATCCAGCCGGTGGGCTCCCCTTACCTCGTGGTCCAGTGCTACATGTATGACTGCGGGGGCTGGACCGTCATCCAAAGGAACAGCCTGGGCACAACCATCACCTGGAGCGAACCGTGGACGGGGTATGAGTACGGCTTCGGGAACATCGAGCTGGATCATTACCTCGGCAATCACTATATCAATCTGTTATCGGAGCAGAAGTGGAACAAAGTCCGATTCCTCCTGGTGGATTCTGAGAACAGGACTAAGACGGCGGACTACGACAGCTTCTACCTGACCAACGCTGCGGACAAGTACCGCCTGAGGCTGGGCTCGTACGAGGGAGACGCCGGGGACGCCATGTCATCGGGGACCCACAAAAACCTACACGACAACATGAGGTTCTCGACCCACGATGACGACAATGACCGGCTCTACAATACAAACTGCGCCAATAAGCACGGTGGCGGCTGGTGGTACGACTCCTGCTACGATGCCCACCTCAACAATAAGGGGCTTCTGCACTGGAAAACGCTCTGCGACCATAACTGCAGGGGCTCGCTGATCCTCATCAAACCCGTCCACATGTATTGTCACCGGGTGTGA
- the TMEM177 gene encoding transmembrane protein 177: protein MASALFWKLCVFSRQHRGRLLGTSSLALLAVNLSYHVFPEQTFRTLYQAWTRGEPAPLSERLQTLLRGVLDDAHLPPSGFTPFAAYGFQPVSAGVPWFPSGCLIGIPANYNSTEADGAGTTDRLLVVNGQEVDWASEPGIRLRDSLTLSLKAQKFSVAREALHAQTSGPILQASVAALCLTSVCVSSVAIKQLLGLYSGPLILRGVFNVLAVLLGFTAYCLCYDAVSHWLDYRSDRKAAAVSADYAQGGLEFYEKILARNRLLRGIMGKQGEAMYAPSGNLFPKHKLRLKNAPYTCRRDRILHALEKHRPE, encoded by the coding sequence ATGGCGTCCGCGCTGTTCTGGAAGCTCTGCGTCTTCAGTCGGCAGCACCGGGGGAGGCTTCTCGGGACGTCGTCTCTAGCTCTGCTTGCTGTGAACCTGTCGTACCACGTGTTCCCGGAGCAGACGTTCAGGACGTTGTACCAGGCATGGACGAGAGGCGAGCCGGCTCCGCTCAGCGAGCGCCTGCAGACCCTGCTCCGTGGGGTCCTGGATGACGCCCACCTGCCCCCCTCAGGTTTCACCCCATTTGCGGCGTACGGCTTCCAGCCCGTCAGTGCCGGGGTCCCGTGGTTTCCCAGCGGCTGCTTGATTGGAATTCCCGCCAATTATAACAGTACAGAGGCGGATGGAGCCGGCACCACGGACCGTCTGCTGGTGGTTAACGGCCAGGAGGTGGACTGGGCGAGTGAACCCGGGATCCGGCTACGAGACTCCTTGACCTTATCCTTAAAGGCCCAGAAATTCTCCGTGGCCCGGGAAGCTCTTCACGCCCAGACCAGTGGCCCCATCCTGCAGGCGTCGGTGGCGGCGCTCTGCCTGACCAGCGTCTGTGTCTCCAGTGTGGCCATCAAGCAGCTCCTCGGTCTGTACTCCGGACCCCTGATATTGCGGGGGGTCTTCAATGTTCTGGCCGTTCTACTGGGATTTACGGCCTACTGTCTGTGCTACGATGCAGTCAGTCACTGGTTGGACTACAGGTCAGACAGGAAGGCGGCCGCGGTGTCTGCGGACTACGCCCAGGGTGGGCTGGAGTTCTATGAGAAGATACTGGCACGTAATAGGCTGCTCCGGGGGATTATGGGTAAACAGGGGGAGGCCATGTACGCGCCCAGTGGGAACCTGTTCCCCAAACATAAACTGAGACTGAAGAACGCCCCGTACACGTGCCGGAGAGACCGGATCCTGCACGCCCTGGAGAAGCATCGTCCGGAGTGA